From the genome of bacterium:
ATCCGCCCATGATTCACCTTTTCCATCGTTTTTCACAAGGACTTGTGTCTGATACTTTGAATTTGAAGTTTCGTCATTTCTCGCAGGTAAAAGCGATTGTCCCCTCGGAGGCCGAACAAATCCGCATTGCCGCAGTGCTTTCCACCTGCGACCGGGAAATTGAGCTGCTTAAAAAGAAACAGGAAAAAATAAAGGAACAGAAAAAGGGGCTGATGCAGAAGCTGCTGACAGGGGAAATTCGCCATCCGAAATTTTTAAAGGAGGGGCATTCATGAAATTTGAAGTCTATTGCGATGAATCCATGCCCGATCTTTTCACAACTAAAAAACCAGCTGGCCGTTACCTGATGATAGGTGGTTTGTGGTTGCCGGCCTCTTTGCGGGAAGAAATGAAACACAAGATTCGTAGATTGAGAGAGAAACACAATACCTGGGGTGAAATAAAATGGTCCAAGGTGTCACCATCCAGACTCTCCTTTTATCTTGACCTGATAGACATGTTTTTTTCGTACGATCTTGAGTTGCGGTCCCGATGCATTGCTGTGGATCATA
Proteins encoded in this window:
- a CDS encoding restriction endonuclease subunit S; protein product: PPMIHLFHRFSQGLVSDTLNLKFRHFSQVKAIVPSEAEQIRIAAVLSTCDREIELLKKKQEKIKEQKKGLMQKLLTGEIRHPKFLKEGHS